One Dinoroseobacter shibae DFL 12 = DSM 16493 genomic window carries:
- a CDS encoding transposase, producing the protein MSRTKRLTEIEKMQIVREAAEGVSTSELAERFEVTSRAVRYVLKADAERQTDAAIPVSAVSVKVTTAELAALDAVLAAAGIESRAEGLRRLIQAAGGVFVPDAQMAAEMARYRASLHEVGNGVAQIAKQMTRANQMGQGANGGTRAEFSELRLAQMRGLARFILDSADEIDLLLRRRRDAMQLEATAALREFAHAAE; encoded by the coding sequence ATGTCCCGAACAAAACGCCTGACAGAGATCGAGAAGATGCAGATCGTCCGCGAGGCCGCGGAGGGTGTGTCGACGTCTGAGCTGGCTGAGCGTTTCGAGGTCACATCGCGGGCCGTGCGCTACGTTCTGAAAGCCGATGCCGAGCGCCAGACGGATGCCGCAATTCCGGTCTCCGCTGTCAGTGTGAAGGTGACGACCGCGGAGCTGGCAGCCCTCGACGCGGTGCTGGCCGCGGCCGGGATCGAGAGCCGGGCCGAGGGTCTGCGGCGGCTCATTCAGGCGGCAGGCGGGGTGTTCGTTCCGGACGCGCAGATGGCGGCCGAAATGGCGCGTTACCGCGCCTCTCTGCACGAGGTCGGCAATGGGGTCGCGCAGATCGCCAAGCAGATGACGCGGGCCAACCAGATGGGGCAGGGGGCTAATGGTGGCACGCGTGCGGAGTTCTCCGAATTGCGCCTCGCGCAGATGCGCGGACTGGCGCGGTTCATCCTCGACTCCGCTGACGAGATCGATCTGCTCCTGCGCCGCCGTCGCGACGCGATGCAGCTCGAGGCCACGGCCGCGCTGAGGGAGTTTGCGCATGCGGCTGAATGA
- a CDS encoding nucleotidyltransferase family protein, translating to MTPLSSIAMSAYTDLVRLLKDDALSGVEGKPTLKERGDKAYWYAARRVGTEMRFIYIGEDSDETRARIDRIEELRATAKDRQAERSRLVRLLRAEGMTPIDRATGSILSAMAAAGTFRLGGTIVGTNAFRLYEGELGIRLPIGGMANTGDIDIAQFEKLSVALQDQVDPGLAETFSALKFDPLPALDQGRTWRWAQGGSGQLVEFLTPAFGDETIRDLPALGVNAQGLNYLNFLIAEPIHAAAIYRSGVLVQVPRPERYAVHKLIIADRRRDGAGSLKSAKDREQAAFLIEAMAEDRPDDLARAYATAMEVGPRWREHIGNSLKRMPDTRGMLDSLGA from the coding sequence ATGACCCCACTCAGCAGCATCGCGATGAGCGCCTATACCGACCTGGTGCGTCTTCTGAAGGACGACGCCTTGTCCGGTGTCGAAGGCAAGCCCACGCTCAAGGAGCGTGGGGATAAGGCCTATTGGTATGCCGCGCGCCGTGTCGGGACGGAGATGCGGTTCATCTATATCGGCGAAGACAGCGACGAGACGCGCGCGCGCATCGACCGGATCGAAGAGCTGCGCGCAACGGCCAAGGATCGGCAGGCGGAACGGTCGCGGCTTGTCCGGCTCTTGCGTGCGGAAGGAATGACGCCCATCGACCGGGCGACCGGTTCCATCCTGTCGGCCATGGCCGCAGCCGGAACCTTCCGGTTGGGTGGCACCATCGTCGGAACCAATGCATTTCGCCTCTATGAAGGCGAGCTTGGTATCCGTCTGCCAATTGGCGGTATGGCCAATACTGGCGACATCGACATCGCGCAGTTCGAGAAGCTCAGCGTTGCGTTGCAGGATCAGGTCGACCCGGGTCTTGCCGAGACGTTCTCAGCGCTCAAATTCGATCCTCTGCCAGCTCTTGACCAAGGTCGGACATGGCGATGGGCCCAGGGTGGCAGCGGCCAACTGGTCGAGTTCCTGACACCGGCGTTCGGGGATGAGACCATCCGTGATCTGCCAGCATTGGGCGTGAACGCCCAAGGATTGAACTATCTCAACTTCCTGATCGCTGAGCCGATCCACGCGGCGGCGATCTATAGATCCGGCGTTCTGGTGCAGGTGCCCCGCCCGGAGCGTTATGCAGTCCACAAACTGATCATTGCCGACCGGCGCCGCGATGGGGCAGGGAGCCTGAAATCCGCGAAGGACCGCGAGCAGGCGGCTTTCCTTATCGAAGCGATGGCCGAGGACCGGCCCGATGATCTGGCTCGGGCCTATGCCACCGCAATGGAGGTTGGGCCGCGCTGGCGGGAACACATCGGCAACTCGCTGAAGCGAATGCCTGATACCAGGGGGATGCTCGACAGCTTGGGCGCGTGA
- a CDS encoding DUF2493 domain-containing protein, with amino-acid sequence MAYDTASTYETIELFGLTEKDAQLPIPEDHILTDRIIRESFEALLGPLRMTGLEAEIEPLAHGLATILQRRKVALGKEVDRTADKIGALAKSHDGSEIAETALEEAQARFLQLREIVGAIEVMSEAAAECYEIETGHAFIPPAGSRASVRAQETGAVFEARQLLEQHDRETAEKSKVEGVPLIVSGATDWTDVDVIFNTLDKVRERIRQNRNQEIFLCHKGGKHGAEMIAARWARARGVAQARFDPRWSAHGRAAPFKCNDEMLDDKFAATGVVLFGGNGVALNLGQKAEAKGLTVMRVADPAKKASQD; translated from the coding sequence ATGGCTTACGACACCGCAAGCACCTACGAAACCATCGAGCTTTTCGGACTGACCGAGAAGGACGCACAGTTGCCTATCCCAGAAGATCACATCCTGACCGACCGCATCATCCGCGAGAGTTTCGAGGCTCTGCTCGGTCCGCTGCGCATGACCGGGCTGGAGGCAGAAATCGAACCGCTGGCCCATGGGCTCGCCACAATCCTGCAGCGCCGCAAGGTGGCACTTGGTAAGGAGGTCGACCGCACCGCCGACAAGATCGGCGCGCTGGCAAAATCCCACGACGGATCGGAGATCGCCGAGACCGCGCTGGAAGAGGCGCAGGCGCGCTTCCTGCAGCTGCGCGAGATCGTCGGGGCCATCGAGGTGATGAGCGAGGCGGCGGCGGAATGCTATGAGATCGAGACCGGTCACGCCTTCATCCCGCCCGCCGGGTCTCGCGCAAGCGTCCGGGCGCAAGAGACCGGGGCGGTCTTCGAGGCGCGGCAGCTGCTGGAGCAGCACGACCGCGAAACCGCCGAGAAGTCGAAAGTCGAGGGGGTGCCCCTGATCGTCTCGGGCGCCACCGACTGGACCGATGTCGATGTGATCTTCAACACGCTCGACAAGGTTCGCGAGCGGATCAGGCAGAACCGGAACCAGGAGATCTTCCTCTGCCACAAGGGTGGCAAGCACGGGGCTGAAATGATTGCGGCTCGGTGGGCCCGGGCACGCGGGGTCGCGCAGGCGCGCTTCGATCCGCGCTGGTCCGCACACGGGCGGGCGGCACCGTTCAAGTGCAACGACGAAATGCTGGACGACAAGTTCGCGGCGACGGGGGTTGTGCTCTTCGGCGGCAACGGGGTCGCGCTGAACCTCGGGCAGAAGGCGGAAGCGAAAGGCCTGACGGTCATGCGGGTTGCGGACCCGGCGAAGAAGGCGTCGCAGGATTGA
- a CDS encoding SOS response-associated peptidase has protein sequence MCNLYSQTKSQDAMRHLFNDMLGENEELVDSTGNLPPQPGIWPDYPAPIIRHGESAAWQLAMARWGMPTPAKFLEGKRTDKGVTNIRNVGSPHWRRWLGVEHRCLVPFTSFSEIDGRRGAPRNSPVWFALDEDRPLAFFAGLRTEWTSVRKLKEGEVTAEIFGFLTCPPNAEVAPIHPKAMPVILTQPEEWRHWLTAPAEEALKLQRPLPDGRLKIVAEGVREDAV, from the coding sequence ATGTGCAATCTCTACTCCCAGACCAAAAGCCAGGACGCGATGCGCCACCTGTTTAACGACATGCTCGGGGAGAATGAGGAACTTGTAGACAGCACCGGGAACCTGCCGCCTCAACCTGGTATCTGGCCCGATTATCCGGCACCGATCATTCGACATGGTGAAAGCGCAGCGTGGCAGCTGGCCATGGCCCGTTGGGGCATGCCGACCCCTGCGAAGTTTCTCGAAGGCAAGCGCACCGACAAGGGTGTCACCAATATCCGCAATGTCGGCTCTCCCCATTGGCGGCGCTGGCTCGGTGTCGAACATCGTTGCCTCGTGCCCTTCACCAGTTTTTCGGAAATCGACGGGCGCCGGGGTGCGCCGCGCAATTCGCCGGTCTGGTTCGCTTTGGACGAGGATCGGCCGCTCGCCTTCTTCGCCGGGCTGCGGACGGAATGGACCTCGGTGCGCAAGCTGAAGGAAGGCGAGGTGACAGCGGAGATCTTCGGTTTCCTGACCTGCCCGCCCAATGCCGAAGTTGCGCCGATCCACCCCAAAGCCATGCCCGTCATCCTCACGCAGCCCGAGGAATGGCGGCACTGGCTGACCGCGCCGGCCGAGGAGGCCCTGAAGCTCCAGCGTCCCCTCCCGGACGGGAGGCTGAAGATCGTTGCCGAGGGGGTGCGCGAGGATGCGGTTTGA
- a CDS encoding ImuA family protein has product MRFDPAPSELFALARHRVHEAEGPGRRSFALLQAARHTEALIWIIPGHAPHQPMLRGLPEGVGERLHLIRPANETDLLWATEEALRSEGVGLVIAEPEKPLSLIAGRRLQLAAEAGRTTGLMLIREGQGSNAAETRWHCAPNASERRDSTLHQWALSKNKKGTLRTWTVHWNGKTAAVHPVSAAGKRHESAETSR; this is encoded by the coding sequence ATGCGGTTTGATCCGGCTCCGAGCGAACTCTTTGCCCTGGCCCGGCACCGGGTCCATGAGGCCGAAGGTCCAGGCCGGCGCAGCTTCGCATTGCTGCAGGCCGCCCGACATACCGAGGCCCTGATCTGGATCATTCCCGGGCATGCCCCGCACCAGCCAATGCTCCGGGGTCTGCCCGAAGGCGTCGGGGAGCGGCTGCATCTCATCCGTCCCGCGAATGAGACCGACCTGCTCTGGGCCACCGAGGAAGCGCTACGATCCGAAGGGGTCGGACTGGTGATCGCGGAGCCGGAAAAGCCCCTCTCCCTGATCGCCGGGCGACGCCTGCAGCTGGCCGCGGAAGCCGGTCGAACCACCGGACTCATGCTGATCCGCGAAGGCCAGGGCAGCAATGCAGCCGAAACGCGGTGGCATTGCGCACCGAATGCGTCGGAACGACGGGACTCGACTCTGCATCAATGGGCCCTTAGTAAGAACAAAAAGGGAACATTGAGAACCTGGACTGTGCATTGGAATGGCAAGACGGCTGCTGTCCATCCGGTTTCCGCGGCTGGCAAGCGACACGAGTCTGCGGAGACGTCCCGTTGA
- a CDS encoding Y-family DNA polymerase produces the protein MARRLLSIRFPRLASDTSLRRRPVEGPFALIHRSGNAEHVHCLNQAAEMRGLHPGMAAADARAICPELITRPADLAREAAALAGLRRWAGRYSPMVARDGPGGLIADISGVPHLFGGEAEMRGDLHARLERVGLTLSSAIAETRGAAQALARHGGGILPEGAAKEGIARLPVSALRIGSDVAEGLARMGLNRIGDLTDLPRAPLARRFGPGLVLRLDQALGLQPEPVSPEADAPYFGVRMTMPDPIGLEADVMSGLARLLDRLCSTLAQHHRGARRLRLELHRVDRETAQVEIGLARPMRDPERIAALFKKGVSEVEAGFGIEAMRLVAHVTEDLPPEQIGGPRTIAREDALADLFSRLGNRLGFDRVLRLLPATSKIPERSFLVTPAAYSAAEPPPPHRGPDRPIIIFPSEPVTTKGLGQPGHPPARFAWRRMSFTTLRADGPERIAPEWWFDDPAWRSGLRDYWRVETREGARLWLYHTPQAPAWPAQSWFAQGEFA, from the coding sequence ATGGCAAGACGGCTGCTGTCCATCCGGTTTCCGCGGCTGGCAAGCGACACGAGTCTGCGGAGACGTCCCGTTGAGGGACCGTTCGCCCTGATCCACAGGTCAGGGAATGCCGAACATGTGCATTGTCTGAACCAGGCCGCCGAGATGCGCGGATTGCATCCCGGCATGGCGGCGGCCGATGCCCGCGCCATCTGCCCTGAGTTGATCACGCGACCGGCCGATCTTGCACGGGAAGCGGCGGCACTGGCAGGCCTCAGACGGTGGGCAGGGCGTTATTCCCCGATGGTGGCGCGGGACGGCCCGGGCGGGCTTATCGCCGATATCTCCGGCGTGCCACATCTCTTCGGCGGCGAGGCCGAAATGCGGGGCGACCTTCATGCGCGGCTGGAACGGGTCGGCCTGACTCTCTCGAGCGCCATCGCCGAAACCCGTGGCGCAGCCCAGGCGCTCGCCCGCCATGGCGGCGGCATCCTGCCAGAGGGCGCGGCGAAGGAGGGTATCGCGCGCCTGCCCGTCTCGGCGTTGAGGATCGGTAGCGATGTGGCCGAGGGACTCGCCCGGATGGGGCTGAACAGGATCGGCGATCTCACCGATCTGCCGCGGGCGCCGCTCGCGCGTCGGTTCGGCCCGGGGCTCGTGCTGCGGCTCGATCAGGCGCTCGGCCTTCAGCCTGAGCCGGTCTCCCCGGAGGCGGACGCGCCGTATTTCGGGGTGCGGATGACGATGCCGGACCCCATCGGTCTTGAGGCCGATGTCATGTCGGGCCTTGCACGCCTGCTCGACCGGCTGTGCAGCACACTGGCCCAACATCATCGTGGCGCACGGCGGCTGCGGCTCGAACTGCACCGGGTCGACCGGGAGACCGCGCAGGTCGAGATTGGGCTGGCCCGGCCGATGCGCGATCCCGAGCGCATTGCGGCCCTCTTCAAGAAAGGCGTATCGGAGGTCGAAGCCGGGTTCGGGATCGAGGCGATGCGCCTCGTCGCCCATGTGACCGAGGACTTGCCACCCGAGCAGATCGGCGGACCCCGAACGATAGCCCGCGAGGACGCGCTGGCCGACCTCTTCTCCCGGCTCGGCAACCGGCTGGGCTTCGACCGGGTCCTGCGGCTCCTGCCTGCCACCAGCAAGATCCCCGAGCGGAGTTTTCTCGTGACACCCGCCGCCTACAGCGCGGCGGAACCTCCGCCACCGCATCGTGGACCGGATCGGCCGATCATCATCTTTCCGTCTGAGCCGGTCACCACGAAGGGGCTGGGCCAGCCCGGACATCCTCCAGCCCGGTTCGCCTGGCGGCGCATGTCTTTCACTACCCTGCGTGCGGACGGGCCGGAGCGGATCGCGCCGGAATGGTGGTTCGACGATCCGGCCTGGCGCTCGGGTCTGCGCGATTACTGGCGGGTGGAGACCCGCGAGGGCGCACGGCTCTGGCTCTACCACACGCCACAGGCGCCGGCCTGGCCCGCGCAGAGCTGGTTCGCGCAGGGAGAGTTCGCATGA
- a CDS encoding error-prone DNA polymerase yields MTGYAELCVTSNFTFLTGASHPEELVTRAAELGLKAIAITDRNSVAGVVRAFSALKELARLREEARAASDGAEAGPVVRSRQVTDHSSRQTMQHMPAGDAPRIPPDMVLPKLIPGARIVLTDSPVDWLALPADIAAWSRLTRLLSLGKRRATKGECHLTRKDLLDWGEGMVLIALPPDPMEHPARASLSDLRHMLRIFPGQCFLGAAPRYDGRDPTRLDQLARIAQDTGLPLVALGEVMMHRSSRRPLADVLTCLREGCTIDTIGERRLTNGEHRLKSPAEMARMFHRYPAAIRRTLEIADRCAFRLDDLRYQYPDEARDGEPAQARLERLSREGLHWRYPEGPPARIVTRVDKELKLIGEMGYAPYFLTVHDIVAFARSKGILCQGRGSAANSVVCYLLGVTEVPPESITLIFERFISKERGEPPDIDVDFEHERREEVIQWIYEQYGRHRAGLTATVIHFRSRAAIREVGKVMGLSQDVVARLSGQIWGWSSSAPGEDRMRDAGIDPADGRVALAAKLIGEIIGFPRHLSQHVGGFVITHGRLDELCPIENAAMEDRTVIEWDKDDIDALGLLKVDVLALGMLTCIRKAFGLLDDHRHLQLTLANVPPEDPVVYDMLCKADAVGVFQVESRAQLNFLPRMQPRKFYDLVCEVAIVRPGPIQGGMVHPFINRRQGKEKVEDLGPAMMEVLGRTYGVPLFQEQAMQIAVVAAGFSAAEADRLRRSLATFKRMGTIGAFRERFISGMLARSYEAGFAERCFAQIEGFGSYGFPESHAASFARLVYISAWLKRHHPAVFTCALLNSQPMGFYAPAQLVRDAREHGVEIRAISVNHSAWDCTLEPRGDGALALRLGFRQIKGMREEDANWIEAARGNGYPDVEGLWRRAGVRPDALERLAEGDAFASLGLNRRDALWAARALRGPNPLPLFGADGEGGAEPEVALPAMTLGQEVIEDYLALRLSLRAHPMELLRPRLPESLPHERLDRATGRVTVTGLVITRQRPGTASGVIFLTLEDETGVSNVVVWSRVYEAFRKAVIAGRLLRVTGRIEREGQVVHVIAERIEDISPMLSSLGRPATDAGDRQAEAAHQPASSGGGSTARHPREQAKKLFPSRDFH; encoded by the coding sequence ATGACCGGTTATGCGGAGCTCTGCGTGACGAGCAATTTCACCTTCCTGACCGGCGCCTCGCATCCTGAGGAGCTGGTCACGCGGGCTGCCGAACTGGGTCTGAAGGCCATCGCCATCACCGACCGCAACTCGGTGGCAGGCGTGGTGCGGGCCTTCTCGGCCCTGAAAGAGCTGGCCCGACTGCGCGAGGAGGCCCGTGCAGCGAGCGACGGGGCCGAGGCCGGACCAGTGGTCCGATCCCGGCAAGTGACCGATCATTCCAGCCGCCAGACGATGCAGCACATGCCGGCAGGCGATGCGCCCCGAATTCCGCCGGACATGGTGTTGCCGAAGCTGATCCCTGGCGCCCGGATCGTGCTGACCGACAGCCCGGTCGACTGGCTCGCCCTACCCGCCGACATCGCGGCCTGGTCGCGGCTGACCCGGCTCCTGTCCCTCGGCAAGCGGCGGGCCACGAAAGGCGAATGCCATCTGACGCGCAAGGATCTGTTGGATTGGGGCGAGGGCATGGTGCTGATCGCGCTGCCGCCTGACCCAATGGAGCACCCGGCCCGGGCATCTTTAAGCGACCTGCGGCATATGCTGCGCATCTTCCCCGGCCAGTGCTTTCTTGGCGCGGCCCCCCGCTATGACGGGCGAGACCCAACCCGCCTCGACCAGCTGGCCCGGATCGCCCAGGACACCGGCCTGCCGCTCGTGGCCCTCGGCGAGGTGATGATGCATCGCTCGTCCAGGCGTCCGCTCGCCGATGTCCTGACCTGCCTGCGCGAGGGCTGCACGATCGACACGATCGGGGAGCGCCGGCTGACCAATGGCGAGCACCGGCTCAAATCCCCGGCCGAGATGGCGCGGATGTTCCATCGCTATCCGGCGGCGATCCGGCGGACACTGGAGATCGCCGACCGCTGCGCTTTCCGGCTGGACGATCTGCGCTATCAGTATCCCGACGAGGCGCGAGACGGCGAACCCGCGCAGGCGCGGCTCGAACGATTGTCGCGGGAGGGGCTGCACTGGCGCTATCCCGAGGGGCCGCCGGCCCGGATCGTCACGCGGGTCGACAAGGAACTGAAGCTCATCGGCGAGATGGGCTATGCACCGTATTTCCTGACGGTCCATGACATCGTGGCTTTCGCGCGCTCGAAGGGCATTCTCTGCCAGGGCCGCGGGTCGGCCGCCAACTCGGTCGTCTGCTACCTGCTCGGCGTCACCGAAGTGCCCCCCGAGAGCATCACCCTGATCTTCGAACGCTTCATCTCGAAGGAACGCGGTGAGCCGCCTGATATCGACGTGGATTTCGAGCACGAGCGGCGCGAGGAAGTGATCCAATGGATCTACGAGCAATATGGCCGGCATCGCGCCGGGCTGACTGCGACCGTGATCCATTTCCGTTCACGCGCCGCGATCCGCGAGGTCGGCAAGGTGATGGGACTGAGCCAGGACGTAGTCGCCCGGCTGTCGGGGCAGATCTGGGGCTGGTCGTCCAGCGCACCAGGAGAAGATCGGATGCGCGACGCCGGAATCGATCCGGCAGACGGGCGCGTGGCGCTGGCGGCGAAACTGATCGGTGAGATCATCGGGTTTCCCCGGCATCTGAGCCAACATGTCGGCGGCTTTGTCATCACCCATGGCCGACTCGACGAGCTCTGCCCCATCGAGAACGCGGCAATGGAAGATCGCACGGTCATCGAATGGGACAAGGACGATATCGACGCGCTTGGGCTCCTGAAGGTCGATGTGTTGGCGCTCGGCATGTTGACTTGCATCCGGAAGGCCTTCGGGCTGCTGGACGATCACCGTCACCTGCAGCTGACCCTCGCCAATGTGCCGCCTGAGGACCCGGTGGTCTATGACATGCTCTGCAAGGCGGATGCGGTCGGGGTCTTCCAGGTCGAGAGCCGGGCACAGCTGAACTTCTTGCCGCGCATGCAGCCGCGAAAATTCTACGATCTGGTCTGCGAGGTCGCGATCGTCCGCCCCGGTCCGATCCAGGGCGGCATGGTTCATCCCTTCATCAACCGCCGTCAGGGCAAGGAGAAGGTCGAAGACCTCGGTCCTGCCATGATGGAAGTACTAGGCCGGACCTATGGTGTCCCCCTCTTCCAGGAGCAGGCCATGCAGATCGCGGTGGTCGCGGCCGGCTTTTCGGCGGCCGAGGCCGACCGGCTGCGCCGGTCGCTCGCAACCTTCAAGCGGATGGGCACGATCGGCGCGTTCCGCGAACGGTTCATATCGGGCATGTTGGCCCGCAGCTATGAGGCGGGGTTCGCAGAACGTTGCTTCGCCCAGATCGAAGGCTTCGGCAGCTATGGCTTCCCCGAAAGCCATGCGGCGAGTTTCGCGCGGCTGGTCTATATCTCGGCCTGGCTGAAGCGGCACCATCCGGCCGTGTTCACCTGCGCCCTGCTGAACAGCCAGCCGATGGGCTTCTACGCCCCGGCTCAGCTGGTTCGCGACGCGCGTGAGCATGGCGTCGAGATCCGGGCCATCTCGGTCAATCATTCGGCCTGGGACTGCACCCTGGAGCCGCGCGGTGACGGGGCGCTGGCGCTGCGGCTCGGGTTTCGGCAGATCAAGGGGATGCGGGAGGAGGATGCGAACTGGATTGAGGCCGCCCGCGGCAATGGCTACCCCGATGTTGAGGGCCTCTGGCGCCGGGCCGGGGTCAGGCCCGATGCACTGGAACGGTTGGCAGAAGGGGATGCCTTCGCCTCGCTCGGTCTCAATCGGCGCGATGCGCTATGGGCCGCCCGGGCATTGCGAGGGCCAAATCCCCTGCCCCTTTTCGGGGCCGATGGTGAAGGCGGGGCGGAACCGGAGGTTGCGCTGCCGGCGATGACGCTGGGCCAGGAGGTGATTGAGGACTACCTGGCACTGCGGCTTTCTCTGCGCGCCCATCCTATGGAACTGCTCCGACCGCGCCTGCCGGAAAGCCTGCCGCATGAACGGCTGGACCGGGCGACCGGACGGGTCACCGTAACGGGTCTCGTGATCACGCGGCAACGGCCGGGTACCGCGTCTGGTGTCATCTTTCTGACGCTGGAGGATGAGACCGGCGTGTCCAACGTGGTGGTCTGGAGCCGGGTTTACGAGGCCTTCCGCAAGGCGGTGATCGCAGGGCGTCTGCTACGGGTCACCGGCAGGATTGAACGCGAGGGGCAGGTCGTTCATGTGATTGCCGAGCGGATCGAAGACATCTCGCCGATGCTCTCAAGCCTCGGGCGGCCGGCCACCGACGCAGGTGATCGTCAGGCTGAGGCAGCGCACCAACCCGCAAGTAGTGGCGGCGGATCAACCGCCCGGCATCCGCGTGAGCAGGCCAAGAAGCTGTTTCCGAGCCGGGATTTTCACTAG
- a CDS encoding DUF736 family protein yields the protein MFAGTLTRNVETAAAEYTGMIHSTRFDIAIQLEARAKMSERSPDYDVTAVNKSGRKVRIGTAWNETGTTSGNPYISMQIDVGLGPFRVNAVQTKEARTAQSGEFEIIPLVSNGLMKSGSISGELTAMDADNAFTGYIANMMFDLEFMLIENSYKTEETHPDYRIEVSSPRGTPIRVGSAWMAKSSRTGNDYLSLLINTPDGDLRVNAVQNEEQRGGQTFSIIPFIDSGDQAHDAGAGLSLVA from the coding sequence ATGTTCGCAGGAACCCTTACCCGCAATGTCGAGACCGCAGCCGCCGAATACACCGGCATGATCCATTCGACGCGCTTTGACATCGCCATCCAGCTCGAGGCACGGGCCAAGATGTCCGAACGCAGCCCGGATTACGACGTGACGGCGGTCAACAAGTCTGGCCGCAAGGTGCGCATCGGTACGGCCTGGAACGAGACCGGCACGACCAGCGGCAATCCCTACATCTCGATGCAGATCGATGTCGGTTTGGGCCCGTTCCGCGTCAATGCCGTGCAGACGAAGGAAGCGCGCACAGCCCAGAGCGGCGAATTCGAGATCATCCCGCTGGTCTCGAACGGCCTGATGAAATCCGGCTCGATCTCGGGCGAGCTCACCGCCATGGACGCCGACAACGCCTTCACCGGCTACATCGCCAACATGATGTTCGATCTGGAGTTCATGCTGATCGAGAACAGCTACAAGACCGAGGAGACCCACCCCGATTACCGCATCGAAGTCAGCTCGCCCCGGGGCACGCCGATCCGCGTCGGCTCGGCCTGGATGGCCAAGAGCAGCCGCACGGGCAATGACTACCTGTCGCTGCTGATCAACACGCCTGATGGCGACCTGCGTGTCAACGCCGTCCAGAACGAAGAACAGCGCGGTGGCCAGACTTTCTCGATCATTCCGTTCATCGACAGCGGTGATCAAGCGCACGATGCGGGCGCGGGGCTGTCGCTGGTCGCGTGA
- a CDS encoding DUF6915 family protein has translation MAHPLHHAESSARKFGGVPSDYQAVHDWFDASKEHLALFTHRAMRHHAQGLFEAERVFGLTLTNSAGREIPVRWIGEQHVREDCQGRIPSMADWLRRIQPEPWMANGHIDRHVGNEPCGDPRVAWASEVAAGRTVLGLKDWMAARATQATQSA, from the coding sequence ATGGCGCATCCGCTTCATCATGCCGAAAGCTCGGCCCGGAAATTCGGCGGGGTGCCGTCTGACTATCAGGCTGTGCACGATTGGTTTGACGCCTCGAAAGAGCATCTCGCGCTCTTCACGCACCGAGCCATGCGCCACCACGCTCAAGGCCTGTTCGAGGCCGAACGTGTCTTCGGCCTGACCCTGACCAATAGCGCAGGTCGAGAGATCCCCGTGCGCTGGATCGGCGAGCAGCATGTCCGCGAAGACTGTCAGGGACGCATTCCGAGCATGGCGGACTGGCTTCGACGGATCCAGCCTGAGCCATGGATGGCAAATGGCCACATCGACCGGCATGTCGGCAATGAGCCCTGCGGCGACCCAAGGGTTGCCTGGGCCTCCGAGGTCGCCGCCGGAAGAACGGTTCTTGGCCTGAAGGATTGGATGGCGGCGCGCGCGACGCAAGCCACGCAAAGCGCCTGA
- a CDS encoding DUF6878 family protein, with the protein MTNPQIDYAAMAAQWRAERETTLKASRAELLAQLRALGISEVTAEYEGYGDSGNVEDVTVQPAEVQLPEPLATEVGDFAWSLAYHHHPGFENNEGGYGTLTWDIAADSITLDHADRYVECSHSYDEGL; encoded by the coding sequence ATGACCAATCCCCAGATCGACTATGCCGCAATGGCGGCTCAGTGGCGTGCAGAGCGCGAAACCACTCTGAAGGCATCCCGAGCGGAGCTGCTTGCGCAACTACGCGCGCTTGGCATCAGCGAGGTCACCGCCGAATACGAAGGCTATGGCGATTCCGGCAATGTCGAGGATGTGACGGTGCAGCCTGCAGAGGTCCAACTGCCGGAGCCGCTTGCCACCGAGGTGGGCGACTTCGCCTGGTCGCTCGCCTATCACCATCACCCGGGGTTCGAAAACAACGAGGGCGGCTACGGCACGCTGACCTGGGACATAGCAGCCGACAGCATCACGCTCGATCATGCGGACCGCTACGTTGAATGCTCGCATAGCTATGACGAGGGGCTGTGA